The Papaver somniferum cultivar HN1 chromosome 3, ASM357369v1, whole genome shotgun sequence genome includes a region encoding these proteins:
- the LOC113358890 gene encoding uncharacterized protein LOC113358890, whose translation MSITPPSKQWMDAPRHSAQFLEGIKSFIRFAKDTGGADKLYLCPCSKCKLFSAKKQFSLEEIHLHLQKSGIHKPYRIWIHHGEQLRPNVVNVNPAPNLSSNNVVHCEDSGRRLVDMFSDLQRCIDLDNDMEECSNDVNQESGANVEGDQGADINYKKRIEDSMQPLYPSCDGQHTKLSATIELLSMKARHNCSDGFLTELLQFMKTILPAGNTLPATANKAKAMIEPFRLKCEIIHACPNDCILYRKEYADMDERPNCKASIWKLVDTKKPHAKRVPMKKLRYFSVAERLQRMFSIPWIAELLNCHGNIEESSTHMRHPVDSPCWKFIDSKWPEFSAEKRNVRLGLATDGFNPFGMNYPHSCWPVMLVPLNLPPSHCMAKEFTMLILLIPGPTEPGHNIDVYLQPLVDELKELWSVGKLTYDAHTKSKFTLKAILMWCVHDFPAYGHVSGCRTSGRFGCPVCGEKTYAIRLKNGRKFSYMGHRRFLPADHPFRNAKAKFDGTEEHGDAPSRLTGAQLLTKMNSVRTEFGKFTSRMEKTSNSIGKRRLTGVQLLKTMSRVRTESCRATGKRKRTVDTSIPPNMKKRSVDTSTPWSKRSILFDFPYWEDLLVRHNLDVMHIDKNFAEIFFGTIMDNKDKTKDGISARKDLQILKIKRNLWLKERGPGKPPEMTPAPYRLYIEERKLVCMSLSNLKVPIGYCGNWKGKVCLRDFQLKSVKSHDYHILMQGLLPVFLMYHFKGHHPLIEAIRQVSLFFKVVYSKVIDIAELRIMHQRLVDSICVFEMYFPPDFFVSMIHVVVHLAEEAETLGPVTTRWMYPFERMIRTFKVFGRNKNYIEGSITEQYVLDDALRHCMEYILNGREKCYKKKGRISNDDDIQEGPYPPNMSEGKRYHIPNPQYEQARIWVLMHSQENTEWEKKYDKLHVRGRRNSRNPDEYMKWLTQQFQGKDMKDFKRLVDGPSRYAVSHNAYAVNGYIFYTAD comes from the exons ATGTCTATTACACCTCCAAGCAAACAATGGATGGATGCTCCACGACATTCAGCTCAATTTTTGGAAGGAATTAAATCCTTTATTAGGTTCGCAAAAGATACTGGAGGGGCAGATAAATTATACCTCTGTCCATGCTCGAAATGTAAGCTATTTTCAGCAAAAAAACAATTTTCTCTCGAGGAAATACATTTGCATTTGCAAAAATCTGGTATCCATAAGCCATACAGAATTTGGATACATCACGGAGAACAGCTGCGTCCAAATGTTGTCAATGTTAATCCAGCTCCTAATTTATCTTCTAATAATGTTGTTCATTGTGAAGATTCTGGTCGGAGACTGGTCGACATGTTCAGTGACCTACAGCGATGTATTGACCTCGATAATGATATGGAAGAGTGTtccaatgatgttaatcaagagaGTGGTGCTAATGTTGAAGGTGATCAAGGTGCTGATATAAATTACAAGAAGAGGATTGAAGATTCGATGCAACCCCTATATCCTTCTTGTGATGGGCAACATACGAAGTTGTCTGCAACAATTGAATTGCTAAGTATGAAAGCAAGACATAATTGTTCTGATGGATTCTTGACTGAGTTGTTGCAATTTATGAAGACGATTCTACCTGCTGGGAATACATTACCGGCAACAGCCAATAAAGCGAAGGCTATGATTGAACCTTTTCGATTGAAGTGTGAAATTATACATGCTTGCCCGAATGATTGCATTCTTTACCGGAAGGAATATGCTGACATGGATGAACGTCCTAATTGTAAAGCAAGTATATGGAAACTAGTTGATACGAAGAAACCACATGCCAAAAGAGTTCCAATGAAAAAACTAAGATATTTCTCAGTTGCTGAAAGGTTGCAGCGCATGTTTAGTATACCATGGATAGCAGAGCTGTTGAATTGCCATGGTAATATAGAGGAAAGCAGCACACACATGCGGCATCCCGTGGACTCTCCTTGTTGGAAGTTTATAGATAGCAAGTGGCCTGAGTTTTCTGCAGAGAAGAGAAATGTGCGTTTAGGACTGGCAACCGATGGATTTAACCCTTTCGGAATGAACTATCCCCATAGTTGTTGGCCCGTTATGCTTGTACCGTTGAACCTGCCCCCATCACACTGCATGGCTAAAGAATTTACAATGTTGATACTACTGATTCCTGGTCCAACTGAACCAGGCCATAACATCGATGTTTATTTGCAGCCGTTAGTCGACGAGTTGAAAGAGTTATGGTCTGTTGGAAAGTTGACATATGATGCTCATACAAAGAGTAAATTTACGTTGAAAGCAATCTTAATGTGGTGTGTGCATGACTTTCCGGCCTATGGACATGTTTCTGGTTGTAGAACATCGGGAAGATTTGGTTGTCCTGTATGTGGTGAAAAGACATATGCAATCCGGCTAAAGAATGGACGTAAATTCAGCTACATGGGTCATAGAAGATTCTTACCAGCTGACCATCCCTTCAGAAATGCAAAAGCAAAATTTGATGGAACCGAAGAACATGGAGATGCTCCATCCCGTTTGACCGGAGCCCAATTGTTGACGAAGATGAATAGTGTGCGAACAGAATTTGGGAAGTTCACAAGTAGAATGGAAAAAACATCAAATTCTATTGGGAAAAGGCGTTTGACGGGTGTACAACTGTTGAAAACTATGAGTCGTGTACGCACTGAATCTTGTCGAGCAACAGGTAAGAGGAAACGGACGGTTGATACAAGTATTCCGCCAAATATGAAGAAGCGATCAGTTGATAcaagcactccgtggtcaaaaaGATCAATCTTATTTGATTTTCCTTACTGGGAG GATCTGCTGGTTCGACACAATTTGGATGTAATGCACATTGACAAAAATTTTGCTGAGATTTTTTTTGGAACTATAATGGACAATAAGGATAAGACTAAGGATGGGATTTCGGCACGCAAGGATCTGCAAATCCTTAAGATAAAGAGGAATTTATGGTTGAAGGAGAGAGGACCCGGCAAGCCTCCAGAAATGACGCCAGCACCTTATCGTTTGTATATAGAAGAGAGGAAACTAGTGTGCATGTCTCTTAGTAACCTGAAGGTTCCTATTGGTTACTGCGGGAACTGGAAAGGAAAAGTATGTTTGCGTGACTTTCAGCTAAAAAGCGTGAAGTCTCATGACTACCACATCCTAATGCAGGGTTTGCTACCTGTTTTTCTGATGTATCATTTCAAAGGGCATCATCCATTGATTGAGGCCATTCGACAGGTGTCATTGTTTTTTAAAGTTGTTTATTCTAAGGTTATTGATATTGCTGAGCTTCGCATCATGCACCAACGTCTCGTGGATTCTATATGTGTTTTTGAAATGTATTTCCCGCCGGATTTTTTTGTTTCAATGATACATGTCGTCGTACATTTGGCAGAAGAGGCAGAAACATTGGGTCCTGTTACAACTCGATGGATGTATCCTTTTGAAAG GATgataagaacattcaaagtttttGGTCGCAACAAAAACTATATAGAGGGATCTATTACAGAACAATATGTATTAGATGACGCATTGAGACATTGTATGGAGTACATTCTGAATGGTAGGGAGAAGTGCTACAAGAAAAAGGGAAGGATATCTAATGACGATGACATTCAGGAAGGTCCATACCCGCCAAATAtgtctgaaggaaaaagatatcATATACCTAACCCACAGTACGAACAAGCACGCATATGGGTTTTGATGCATTCTCAAGAAAATACTGAATGGGAAAA GAAGTATGACAAATTACATGTTAGAGGAAGAAGGAATTCAAGGAACCCTGATGAATACATGAAATGGCTAACGCAACAATTTCAGGGAAAAGACATGAAAGATTTTAAGCGGCTCGTTGATGGTCCATCTAGATATGCAGTATCACATAATGCGTATGCAGTAAATGGATATATCTTTTATACAGCtgattga
- the LOC113355115 gene encoding uncharacterized protein LOC113355115 isoform X2 has protein sequence MGDKAKRYSRRLRTNVNPLKLSLSNKAFNEKIRKRRTRESKQVNSSSGNGNSEVIIDGSCSSNSEEHKIIRQSEDNKKMKMENNWKPMAKCSVENIGSSSLSNREENDIIKKMEMNNNWKPMAKCSAENIGSSSSLSNSEENEIVRHSENNKKMKMKMDNNWKPMAKCSSGNKVLSSSSIFDHYRIMRGILSRLPVKSLMRFKCVSKHWQFSICQDQGLIDLHFSQSKQHCPDLFLVVPRYTVNRSGRYPARRNTRGYAGARECKYQQSLLLGNLFESGTSPAIRTTVRKSEQKPFHYTKILPPVNGLICFVNRRSAAVCILNPSTRERTPWIVSSLRQNKKYNFVEEYARAVWLPTYFFGFDPATKQHKVVCAWCLHGQATGFSGIDSEDDKFHWTGICEVLTVGENTWRNIDEKVPFTHYPVEVSICSNGFIYWGSGFVGIPENLNAFDVGQEKFKVITVPQHIKDKCKNPPGGHCGPYQSLIEVGGHISLLQRWTDKVVKLWICGDDTSTGSYRKWTEITMNLPFQWGDRHGRFPYFHGVAGEDRIIIESYPTMDRLDINKVCLYSYDWKKKTSTKKAKDGVVSELSSVSLYSGLAFVSLFRSFAESLWPVRDHQFRHRQKTEKARLRLNVNVTAALDSAPAPAPIESLRICVCMKVS, from the exons ATGGGTGACAAAGCTAAGAGGTACAGCAGGAGATTAAGAACTAATGTGAATCCTTTAAAATTGAGTCTAAGTAATAAAGCTTTTAATGAGAAAATAAGAAAGAGGCGTACCAGAGAGAGTAAACAGGTGAATAGTAGTAGTGGTAATGGCAATTCAGAAGTTATTATTGATGGTAGTTGCAGCAGCAATAGTGaggaacataaaattatcagacaGAGTGAGGAtaataagaagatgaagatggagaaCAATTGGAAGCCAATGGCCAAGTGTAGTGTGGAGAATATTGGTAGTAGTAGCCTCAGCAATAGAGAGGAAAATGATATTATTAAGAAGATGGAGATGAATAACAATTGGAAGCCGATGGCCAAGTGCAGTGCGGAGAATATTGGTAGTAGTAGTAGCCTCAGCAATAGCGAGGAAAACGAAATTGTTAGACATAGTGAGAATAATaagaagatg aagatgaagatggataACAATTGGAAGCCAATGGCCAAGTGCAGTAGTGGCAACAAGGTTCTGAGCAGCAGCAGTATTTTCGATCACTATAGAATAATGCGTGGGATATTGAGTAGGCTCCCTGTCAAATCACTCATGCGATTCAAGTGTGTAAGCAAACATTGGCAGTTCTCAATTTGCCAAGATCAAGGCTTGATTGATTTACACTTCTCTCAGTCAAAGCAACATTGTCCAGATCTCTTTCTTGTTGTTCCTCGTTATACCGTTAATCGCTCTGGAAGATACCCTGCGCGCAGGAATACAAGGGGGTATGCGGGTGCCCGGGAGTGTAAGTATCAACAGTCTTTGTTGCTAGGCAATTTATTTGAAAGTGGAACATCGCCGGCCATTAGAACTACTGTTCGAAAATCAGAGCAAAAGCCATTTCATTATACTAAGATTCTACCACCTGTTAATGGTTTGATTTGCTTTGTTAACCGTCGTTCAGCTGCCGTTTGCATATTAAATCCAAGCACTAGAGAACGAACGCCATGGATCGTTTCTTCGCTTCGTCAAAACAAAAAGTACAATTTCGTTGAAGAATATGCTCGTGCTGTATGGTTACCAACTTACTTCTTTGGATTTGATCCTGCCACCAAACAGCACAAAGTTGTATGCGCTTGGTGTCTACATGGACAAGCGACAGGTTTTTCTGGCATCGACAGTGAAGATGACAAATTTCACTGGACAGGCATTTGTGAGGTCTTGACCGTAGGGGAGAACACTTGGAGAAACATTGATGAGAAGGTTCCATTTACGCACTATCCTGTAGAAGTTTCAATTTGCTCAAATGGTTTCATTTACTGGGGTAGTGGTTTCGTGGGAATCCCTGAAAATTTAAACGCATTTGACGTTGGGCAGGAGAAATTCAAAGTGATTACGGTTCCTCAGCATATCAAAGACAAATGTAAGAATCCACCCGGAGGCCATTGTGGTCCTTATCAGAGTTTAATAGAAGTGGGTGGACATATATCTTTACTACAACGCTGGACTGATAAGGTTGTGAAGCTATGGATTTGCGGTGATGATACTTCTACTGGTAGCTACAGAAAGTGGACTGAAATTACGATGAACTTACCTTTTCAGTGGGGCGACAGGCATGGTAGATTCCCTTACTTCCATGGTGTTGCAGGAGAAGACCGGATTATTATAGAATCCTACCCAACTATGGACAGATTAGATATAAACAAAGTCTGTCTATATTCTTATGATTGGAAAAAGAAGACGTCAACAAAAAAGGCCAAAGATGGTGTGGTTTCGGAGTTAAGTTCGGTTTCCTTATATTCGGGATTAGCTTTTGTTTCCTTATTTAGATCTTTTGCAGAAAGCCTCTGGCCTGTTCGAGACCACCAATTCAGACACCGCCAAA AA ACTGAAAAGGCTCGTTTGCGGCTAAATGTTAATGTTACTGCTGCACTGGATTCTGCTCCTGCACCTGCTCCAATTGAATCTTTACGAATATG TGTCTGCATGAAAGTATCATGA
- the LOC113355115 gene encoding uncharacterized protein LOC113355115 isoform X1 has translation MGDKAKRYSRRLRTNVNPLKLSLSNKAFNEKIRKRRTRESKQVNSSSGNGNSEVIIDGSCSSNSEEHKIIRQSEDNKKMKMENNWKPMAKCSVENIGSSSLSNREENDIIKKMEMNNNWKPMAKCSAENIGSSSSLSNSEENEIVRHSENNKKMEMKMGNNWKPMAKCSVENIGSSSSLSNSEENEIIRHSENNKKMKMDNNWKPMAKCSSGNKVLSSSSIFDHYRIMRGILSRLPVKSLMRFKCVSKHWQFSICQDQGLIDLHFSQSKQHCPDLFLVVPRYTVNRSGRYPARRNTRGYAGARECKYQQSLLLGNLFESGTSPAIRTTVRKSEQKPFHYTKILPPVNGLICFVNRRSAAVCILNPSTRERTPWIVSSLRQNKKYNFVEEYARAVWLPTYFFGFDPATKQHKVVCAWCLHGQATGFSGIDSEDDKFHWTGICEVLTVGENTWRNIDEKVPFTHYPVEVSICSNGFIYWGSGFVGIPENLNAFDVGQEKFKVITVPQHIKDKCKNPPGGHCGPYQSLIEVGGHISLLQRWTDKVVKLWICGDDTSTGSYRKWTEITMNLPFQWGDRHGRFPYFHGVAGEDRIIIESYPTMDRLDINKVCLYSYDWKKKTSTKKAKDGVVSELSSVSLYSGLAFVSLFRSFAESLWPVRDHQFRHRQKTEKARLRLNVNVTAALDSAPAPAPIESLRICVCMKVS, from the exons ATGGGTGACAAAGCTAAGAGGTACAGCAGGAGATTAAGAACTAATGTGAATCCTTTAAAATTGAGTCTAAGTAATAAAGCTTTTAATGAGAAAATAAGAAAGAGGCGTACCAGAGAGAGTAAACAGGTGAATAGTAGTAGTGGTAATGGCAATTCAGAAGTTATTATTGATGGTAGTTGCAGCAGCAATAGTGaggaacataaaattatcagacaGAGTGAGGAtaataagaagatgaagatggagaaCAATTGGAAGCCAATGGCCAAGTGTAGTGTGGAGAATATTGGTAGTAGTAGCCTCAGCAATAGAGAGGAAAATGATATTATTAAGAAGATGGAGATGAATAACAATTGGAAGCCGATGGCCAAGTGCAGTGCGGAGAATATTGGTAGTAGTAGTAGCCTCAGCAATAGCGAGGAAAACGAAATTGTTAGACATAGTGAGAATAATaagaagatggagatgaagatgGGTAACAATTGGAAGCCAATGGCCAAGTGCAGTGTGGAGAATATTGGTAGTAGTAGTAGCCTCAGCAATAGTGAGGAAAATGAAATTATTAGACATAGTGAGAAtaataagaagatgaagatggataACAATTGGAAGCCAATGGCCAAGTGCAGTAGTGGCAACAAGGTTCTGAGCAGCAGCAGTATTTTCGATCACTATAGAATAATGCGTGGGATATTGAGTAGGCTCCCTGTCAAATCACTCATGCGATTCAAGTGTGTAAGCAAACATTGGCAGTTCTCAATTTGCCAAGATCAAGGCTTGATTGATTTACACTTCTCTCAGTCAAAGCAACATTGTCCAGATCTCTTTCTTGTTGTTCCTCGTTATACCGTTAATCGCTCTGGAAGATACCCTGCGCGCAGGAATACAAGGGGGTATGCGGGTGCCCGGGAGTGTAAGTATCAACAGTCTTTGTTGCTAGGCAATTTATTTGAAAGTGGAACATCGCCGGCCATTAGAACTACTGTTCGAAAATCAGAGCAAAAGCCATTTCATTATACTAAGATTCTACCACCTGTTAATGGTTTGATTTGCTTTGTTAACCGTCGTTCAGCTGCCGTTTGCATATTAAATCCAAGCACTAGAGAACGAACGCCATGGATCGTTTCTTCGCTTCGTCAAAACAAAAAGTACAATTTCGTTGAAGAATATGCTCGTGCTGTATGGTTACCAACTTACTTCTTTGGATTTGATCCTGCCACCAAACAGCACAAAGTTGTATGCGCTTGGTGTCTACATGGACAAGCGACAGGTTTTTCTGGCATCGACAGTGAAGATGACAAATTTCACTGGACAGGCATTTGTGAGGTCTTGACCGTAGGGGAGAACACTTGGAGAAACATTGATGAGAAGGTTCCATTTACGCACTATCCTGTAGAAGTTTCAATTTGCTCAAATGGTTTCATTTACTGGGGTAGTGGTTTCGTGGGAATCCCTGAAAATTTAAACGCATTTGACGTTGGGCAGGAGAAATTCAAAGTGATTACGGTTCCTCAGCATATCAAAGACAAATGTAAGAATCCACCCGGAGGCCATTGTGGTCCTTATCAGAGTTTAATAGAAGTGGGTGGACATATATCTTTACTACAACGCTGGACTGATAAGGTTGTGAAGCTATGGATTTGCGGTGATGATACTTCTACTGGTAGCTACAGAAAGTGGACTGAAATTACGATGAACTTACCTTTTCAGTGGGGCGACAGGCATGGTAGATTCCCTTACTTCCATGGTGTTGCAGGAGAAGACCGGATTATTATAGAATCCTACCCAACTATGGACAGATTAGATATAAACAAAGTCTGTCTATATTCTTATGATTGGAAAAAGAAGACGTCAACAAAAAAGGCCAAAGATGGTGTGGTTTCGGAGTTAAGTTCGGTTTCCTTATATTCGGGATTAGCTTTTGTTTCCTTATTTAGATCTTTTGCAGAAAGCCTCTGGCCTGTTCGAGACCACCAATTCAGACACCGCCAAA AA ACTGAAAAGGCTCGTTTGCGGCTAAATGTTAATGTTACTGCTGCACTGGATTCTGCTCCTGCACCTGCTCCAATTGAATCTTTACGAATATG TGTCTGCATGAAAGTATCATGA
- the LOC113358891 gene encoding uncharacterized protein LOC113358891: MGKSTSGSGDSSSLLMPGVKSDDRSRERKPRRIRCPAIAKTPDELEASFIQLCAAYSEAAAHNKEEGEFVDCEKKLIKVIRGFRNLKLIYSNVRQFFPQVLDLKKVVPLMIDLLKYDKCGKHLASCILITFEELTHVAFQVPSQEIQVGKLVKSLVEMEALEVFVSTLGKFSEDDDLRVVQTIAPMIFQGRAAVAKTASSFRELIIWVSAAIRGTKWDAKVCAVGFLHTLLMNYTENRLLLGRDTLPAVVDALSSLIMSPEEEKTEKQKRKEEEDLPWTLFGCLFFLLEYPDNKVHFVNAGGIEAMIKILQDEKKLGDYIYGSAIVALDIVKDCLAASDKFENDDLGLGIAIFPASMDMILSTMHCKEEIEERLISLIESLTGVTSGEIYL, translated from the exons ATGGGTAAGTCAACGTCCGGCAGTGGCGATTCATCATCTCTCCTTATGCCTGGGGTTAAATCAGATGATCGATCTAGAGAGAGGAAACCCCGCAGAATCAGATGTCCTGCTATCGCTAAAACACCAGATGAACTTGAGGCATCCTTCATACAACTATGCGCTGCTTATAGCGAAGCAGCAGCTCATAATAAGGAGGAGGGTGAATTCGTTGATTGTGAAAAGAAACTTATTAAGGTAATCAGAGGTTTTAGAAATCTCAAATTAATTTATAGTAATGTTCGTCAATTTTTTCCTCAGGTTTTAGATCTTAAGAAGGTTGTTCCATTGATGATTGATTTATTGAAATATGATAAATGCGGGAAGCATTTAGCTAGTTGTATTCTTATTACTTTCGAAGAGCTAACTCATGTGGCATTTCAAGTTCCTAGTCAAGAGATACAAGTTGGCAAATTGGTTAAATCTCTAGTTGAAATGGAAGCCTTGGAAGTATTTGTTTCTACTCTTGGTAAGTTTTCTGAAGACGATGATTTAAGAGTAGTACAAACTATTGCGCCGATGATTTTTCAAGGAAGAGCAGCTGTAGCAAAAACCGCGAGCAGTTTCAGGGAACTGATTATTTGGGTATCAGCAGCAATAAGAGGTACCAAATGGGATGCAAAAGTGTGTGCTGTGGGTTTTTTACATACTCTTTTGATGAATTATACGGAAAATAGACTTCTATTGGGAAGGGACACCCTACCTGCTGTTGTAGATGCTCTTTCATCTCTTATTATGAGtcctgaagaagaaaaaacagaaaaacaaaaaagaaaagaagaagaagacctgCCTTGGACtttgtttggttgtttatttTTTCTATTAGAATATCCGGACAACAAAGTGCATTTTGTCAATGCTGGAGGAATCGAGGCAATGATTAAAATTTTACAGGACGAGAAGAAATTGGGTGATTATATTTATGGATCTGCGATTGTGGCACTTGATATAGTGAAAGATTGTCTTGCTGCTTCTGACAAGTTTGAGAATGATGATTTGGGATTGGGCATTGCAATATTCCCTGCTTCCATGGATATG ATTCTGAGCACTATGCattgtaaagaagaaattgaagaacgtCTTATATCTCTAATCGAATCATTAACTG